The following coding sequences are from one Pseudonocardia sp. EC080619-01 window:
- a CDS encoding helix-turn-helix transcriptional regulator: MSRSGLPAHVPDVPGAAVLVSRIPLDRGHVFGEHAHPAHQLAWAGRGVLRVTLGATGWVLTPGRALWIPAGAAHTTAATEASAMRGVYLWPDRCPAAWDAPAVLAVDPLLAALIDHLADLGLDDGERHRAEMVLFDRLGPARDAGGPGTAVRLVWPRDPRARRVADALAADPADPRDLAAWGRLTGAGERTLSRIFLAETGVGPGRWRTLLRVRTALELLGSGLPVGTVARRVGYATPSAFVAAFRRATGTTPAGVFGRSGR, translated from the coding sequence GTGTCGCGTTCCGGCCTCCCGGCGCACGTGCCGGACGTCCCGGGCGCCGCCGTCCTGGTCTCCCGGATCCCGCTGGACCGCGGGCACGTGTTCGGTGAGCACGCGCACCCCGCGCACCAGCTCGCCTGGGCCGGGCGGGGTGTGCTGCGGGTGACCCTCGGTGCGACCGGCTGGGTGCTCACGCCGGGCCGCGCGCTCTGGATCCCGGCCGGCGCGGCGCACACCACGGCCGCGACCGAGGCGTCCGCGATGCGCGGGGTCTACCTGTGGCCGGACCGCTGCCCCGCCGCCTGGGACGCACCCGCGGTGCTGGCGGTCGACCCGCTGCTCGCCGCGCTCATCGACCACCTCGCCGACCTCGGGCTCGACGACGGCGAGCGGCACCGCGCCGAGATGGTGCTGTTCGATCGCCTCGGCCCGGCCCGCGACGCCGGCGGGCCCGGAACCGCCGTCCGGCTGGTGTGGCCCCGCGACCCGCGCGCCCGCCGGGTCGCCGACGCACTCGCCGCCGATCCCGCCGACCCGCGCGACCTCGCCGCCTGGGGCCGGCTCACCGGGGCCGGGGAACGGACCCTGTCGCGGATCTTCCTGGCCGAGACCGGTGTCGGCCCCGGCCGGTGGCGGACCCTGCTGCGGGTCCGGACGGCGCTGGAGCTGCTGGGCTCGGGGCTGCCGGTCGGCACGGTCGCGCGACGGGTCGGCTACGCGACGCCGAGCGCGTTCGTCGCGGCGTTCCGGCGCGCGACCGGCACGACGCCCGCCGGTGTGTTCGGCCGCTCCGGCCGGTAG
- the egtC gene encoding ergothioneine biosynthesis protein EgtC, with the protein MCRHLAHLGPPRTLASILLEPEHGLLAQSYAPADMRGGGTINADGYGAGWYPAPGAAPVRVRSASPLWADPSFAALAGATSSGAVLAAIRSATVGMPVVETAAAPFTDGRWLFSHNGVVRGWPGSLVKAASGLPAEDLMTLDAPTDSAVLWALVRRRLAAGDDPGTVLAETCELVERDAPDSRLNLLLTDGGTVWATAWRHALAVRSTPDATTVASEPTHAFPDWTQVPDRHLVVARPGHHELHPVTPDR; encoded by the coding sequence GTGTGCCGGCACCTGGCCCACCTCGGTCCGCCGCGCACGCTGGCCTCGATCCTGCTCGAACCGGAGCACGGGCTGCTCGCGCAGTCCTACGCCCCGGCCGACATGCGGGGCGGCGGCACGATCAACGCCGACGGCTACGGCGCCGGCTGGTACCCGGCGCCCGGCGCCGCGCCCGTCCGGGTCCGCTCGGCGAGCCCGCTGTGGGCCGACCCGTCGTTCGCGGCGCTGGCCGGGGCGACGTCGTCGGGCGCGGTGCTGGCGGCGATCCGGTCCGCGACGGTCGGGATGCCCGTCGTGGAGACGGCCGCCGCCCCCTTCACCGACGGCCGGTGGCTGTTCAGCCACAACGGCGTCGTCCGGGGGTGGCCGGGGTCGCTGGTGAAGGCCGCGTCCGGGCTCCCGGCCGAGGACCTCATGACCCTCGACGCCCCGACCGACTCCGCCGTGCTGTGGGCGCTCGTCCGACGCAGGCTCGCCGCCGGCGACGACCCCGGCACGGTGCTCGCGGAGACCTGCGAGCTCGTCGAGCGTGACGCCCCGGACTCCCGGCTGAACCTGCTGCTCACCGACGGCGGGACGGTCTGGGCGACGGCCTGGCGGCACGCGCTCGCCGTCCGTTCCACCCCGGACGCGACGACCGTCGCCTCCGAACCCACCCACGCGTTCCCCGACTGGACCCAGGTGCCCGACCGGCACCTGGTGGTGGCCCGCCCGGGTCACCACGAGCTGCACCCGGTGACACCCGACCGGTAA
- a CDS encoding oxygenase MpaB family protein — MTVVAPARLPRTARDLVLGPVLLSATANVIMELSLPPVGHGVRESRVTSGNLFEHPVHRFRTTNTYLGVALLGTDHDRRAYRRAVGRSHARVVSTAESPVAYRATDRDLQLWVAACLYRAFEDTWGLLVGEPGMRLPDDVYRECAALGTTLQVRPEQWPADRDAFDEYWAAGLADVAIDDRMRAYFERLLDREYLGPAGRIGAARHRWYTTGFLHEPFRSMLGLPWSDDDRRAFEQRMRRTGAMLFRLPPAVRRLPYNACLTDMRVRRRLGRPLV, encoded by the coding sequence ATGACGGTCGTCGCACCCGCCCGGCTGCCGCGGACGGCCCGCGATCTCGTGCTCGGGCCCGTCCTGCTCTCGGCGACCGCCAACGTGATCATGGAGCTGTCCCTGCCGCCGGTCGGTCACGGCGTCCGGGAGAGCCGGGTGACCAGCGGCAACCTGTTCGAGCACCCGGTCCACCGGTTCCGGACGACGAACACCTACCTCGGCGTCGCGCTGCTCGGCACCGACCACGACCGGCGCGCCTACCGCCGGGCCGTCGGCCGCTCGCACGCCCGGGTCGTCTCCACCGCGGAGAGCCCGGTGGCCTACCGGGCCACCGACCGGGACCTGCAGCTCTGGGTCGCGGCCTGCCTGTACCGGGCGTTCGAGGACACCTGGGGGCTGCTGGTGGGGGAGCCCGGCATGCGGCTGCCCGACGACGTCTACCGCGAGTGCGCCGCCCTCGGCACGACACTGCAGGTCCGGCCCGAGCAGTGGCCGGCCGACCGCGACGCGTTCGACGAGTACTGGGCGGCCGGTCTCGCCGATGTCGCGATCGACGACCGGATGCGTGCGTACTTCGAGCGCCTGCTGGACCGCGAGTACCTCGGCCCGGCCGGCCGGATCGGCGCCGCGCGCCACCGCTGGTACACCACCGGCTTCCTGCACGAGCCGTTCCGGAGCATGCTCGGCCTGCCCTGGTCCGACGACGACCGGCGCGCGTTCGAGCAGCGGATGCGACGGACCGGCGCGATGCTGTTCCGGCTCCCGCCCGCCGTGCGCCGGCTGCCCTACAACGCCTGCCTGACCGACATGCGCGTGCGCCGCCGGCTCGGCCGGCCGCTCGTCTGA
- a CDS encoding serine hydrolase, translating into MTSAEPTTGRRLLGAALAGALVCGALGALLAPAPATIGPESTGDPVLAERLRALAGDDGAHGLVASVTGDGTTVTAGVGDDGRGTPLDASTPFEIGSVTKTVTGAVLADLELGGVVRGTDRVRDVLPQRPWGPVGDVTLAELASHRSGLPVDAGGAPLLLHNMANGFVGTPPVERTPEEVFAAADGATLGPRGEDVYSNLGFALLGQVLAERTGTPYPQLVEQVVTGPLGMASTGLPGAPPTGAAIGHDLRDRPLHPWISAGDAPAGIGVWSTVDDLVRYVGALDDPGSVVSAAAQPRFPSDLGRIGYGWETLEEDGRTFLWKNGGSGGIRTSVLVEPAADRAVVVFGNADRGVDRIAVGLLDAPALFGDDSDGPGLVGWIQILLATVFPVYAGISVLVAARGGWWATGPFRRPELVGAAGWALFFLVLSWARGDVAWALLPFWVLGCALAGAGLGIATVRWREAVPAPRAWWSAALGVLVGAGALVAVVVSAALV; encoded by the coding sequence ATGACCTCCGCCGAGCCCACGACCGGTCGACGCCTGCTGGGTGCCGCGCTGGCCGGTGCCCTGGTGTGCGGGGCGCTCGGTGCCCTGCTCGCGCCCGCCCCCGCCACGATCGGGCCGGAGTCCACCGGGGACCCGGTGCTCGCCGAGCGCCTGCGGGCACTCGCGGGCGACGACGGCGCCCACGGCCTGGTCGCCTCGGTGACCGGGGACGGGACGACCGTCACGGCCGGGGTCGGCGACGACGGCCGCGGCACCCCGCTGGACGCCTCGACGCCGTTCGAGATCGGGTCGGTCACCAAGACCGTGACCGGCGCGGTACTGGCCGACCTCGAGCTCGGCGGTGTCGTGCGCGGCACCGACCGGGTGCGTGACGTGCTCCCGCAGCGCCCGTGGGGCCCGGTCGGCGACGTGACCCTCGCCGAGCTGGCGTCGCACCGGTCGGGGCTGCCGGTCGACGCCGGCGGCGCCCCGCTGCTGCTGCACAACATGGCGAACGGGTTCGTCGGCACGCCGCCGGTGGAGCGCACCCCGGAGGAGGTGTTCGCCGCCGCCGACGGCGCGACACTCGGCCCCCGCGGCGAGGACGTCTACTCCAACCTGGGCTTCGCGCTGCTCGGCCAGGTGCTCGCCGAGCGGACCGGGACCCCCTACCCGCAGCTGGTCGAGCAGGTGGTGACGGGACCGCTCGGCATGGCCTCCACGGGCCTCCCCGGCGCGCCGCCGACCGGCGCCGCGATCGGGCACGACCTGCGCGACCGTCCGCTGCACCCCTGGATCAGCGCCGGCGACGCGCCGGCCGGGATCGGCGTCTGGTCCACGGTCGACGACCTCGTCCGGTACGTCGGTGCACTCGACGACCCCGGATCCGTGGTCTCGGCGGCCGCACAGCCGCGCTTCCCGTCCGACCTGGGCCGGATCGGCTACGGCTGGGAGACCCTCGAGGAGGACGGCCGCACGTTCCTCTGGAAGAACGGCGGCTCCGGCGGCATCCGGACGTCGGTGCTCGTCGAGCCCGCCGCGGACCGGGCCGTGGTGGTGTTCGGCAACGCCGACCGCGGCGTCGACCGGATCGCGGTCGGTCTGCTCGACGCCCCGGCGCTGTTCGGCGACGACTCGGACGGGCCGGGCCTCGTCGGCTGGATCCAGATCCTGCTGGCGACGGTGTTCCCCGTCTACGCGGGGATCTCGGTGCTCGTGGCGGCGCGCGGCGGTTGGTGGGCGACGGGCCCGTTCCGGCGGCCGGAGCTCGTCGGCGCCGCGGGCTGGGCGCTGTTCTTCCTGGTCCTGTCCTGGGCACGGGGGGACGTGGCCTGGGCGCTCCTGCCGTTCTGGGTGCTGGGGTGCGCCCTGGCCGGTGCCGGCCTCGGCATCGCGACGGTCCGGTGGCGCGAGGCGGTCCCCGCGCCGCGGGCGTGGTGGAGCGCGGCACTCGGGGTGCTGGTCGGGGCCGGGGCGCTGGTCGCCGTCGTCGTCTCGGCGGCGCTGGTCTGA
- a CDS encoding TetR/AcrR family transcriptional regulator: MSDLRTYGGVDGDRRRADRRAQLVGAGLELLGTPGGDLTVRAACRGAGLATRYFYENFTDRDALAAAVYDAVVDEVARAAAGAVDGAPGPHEARVRAGVEAIVGVVVDDPRKGRVLFGPAQAARHAETARLFVRLFVERRPDPDDLLGAFAVGGLARVLGSWTAGDLPVDRAHLVDRCTALLVAVQRG; encoded by the coding sequence GTGAGCGACCTGCGGACCTACGGCGGCGTCGACGGCGACCGGCGCCGCGCGGACCGGCGGGCGCAGCTGGTCGGTGCCGGGCTGGAGCTGCTCGGCACGCCCGGCGGCGACCTGACCGTGCGCGCCGCCTGCCGCGGGGCCGGGCTCGCGACCCGCTACTTCTACGAGAACTTCACCGACCGGGACGCACTCGCCGCCGCGGTCTACGACGCCGTCGTCGACGAGGTGGCCCGCGCCGCGGCCGGGGCCGTCGACGGCGCCCCGGGCCCGCACGAGGCACGGGTGCGGGCCGGGGTCGAGGCGATCGTCGGGGTGGTGGTGGACGACCCCCGCAAGGGACGCGTGCTGTTCGGCCCCGCCCAGGCGGCCCGGCACGCCGAGACCGCGAGGCTGTTCGTGCGGCTGTTCGTCGAGCGCCGGCCGGACCCCGACGACCTGCTCGGGGCGTTCGCGGTGGGCGGGCTCGCCCGGGTGCTCGGCTCGTGGACCGCCGGTGACCTCCCCGTGGACCGTGCGCATCTCGTCGACCGGTGCACGGCGCTGCTGGTGGCGGTGCAGCGCGGCTGA
- a CDS encoding cupin domain-containing protein → MTTDWRDDGVRVIPGDALDTNTPQTPGMNRAAAVTHDRVGSEKLWAGTVTIHPGARTGAHHHGELESVIYVVRGRARMKWGENLEFTAEAGPGGFIFVPPYVPHQEINALDDEPLECVLTRSGQEPVVVNLDIDGVADPEHVPWVDPGHPHP, encoded by the coding sequence ATGACCACCGACTGGCGCGACGACGGCGTCCGCGTGATCCCCGGGGACGCGCTCGACACGAACACCCCGCAGACGCCGGGGATGAACCGGGCCGCGGCGGTCACCCACGACCGCGTCGGGTCGGAGAAGCTGTGGGCCGGGACGGTCACGATCCACCCCGGTGCCCGTACCGGTGCGCACCACCACGGAGAGCTGGAGAGCGTGATCTACGTGGTCCGCGGGCGGGCCCGGATGAAGTGGGGCGAGAACCTGGAGTTCACCGCGGAGGCCGGGCCGGGCGGGTTCATCTTCGTGCCGCCGTACGTCCCGCACCAGGAGATCAACGCGCTCGACGACGAGCCCCTGGAGTGCGTGCTGACCCGCTCCGGGCAGGAGCCGGTCGTGGTGAACCTCGACATCGACGGCGTCGCCGATCCCGAGCACGTGCCGTGGGTCGACCCGGGACACCCGCACCCCTGA
- a CDS encoding VOC family protein, which produces MTCTFNHTIVAARDRSVSAAFFRHVFEAAEAPSWGPFTNLLLDGGVLIQFADLPEDRFPEVQPQHYAFLVDDELFDRAYGRLVADGVEHWADPQQTLPGEINHGHGGRGVYFRDPAGHHLEMITQPYL; this is translated from the coding sequence ATGACCTGCACGTTCAACCACACCATCGTCGCCGCACGGGACCGCTCGGTCTCGGCGGCGTTCTTCCGCCACGTGTTCGAGGCGGCCGAGGCCCCGTCCTGGGGGCCCTTCACCAACCTGCTGCTCGACGGCGGAGTACTGATCCAGTTCGCCGATCTGCCCGAGGACCGGTTCCCGGAGGTCCAGCCGCAGCACTACGCGTTCCTCGTCGACGACGAGCTGTTCGACCGGGCCTACGGCCGGCTCGTCGCCGACGGCGTCGAGCACTGGGCCGATCCGCAGCAGACGCTGCCCGGGGAGATCAATCACGGGCACGGCGGCCGCGGGGTGTACTTCCGGGACCCGGCCGGCCATCACCTGGAGATGATCACGCAGCCCTATCTGTAG
- a CDS encoding CoA pyrophosphatase, whose protein sequence is MIDDDATVARARRWLDAARVHPGRAPSWMDPLLAGLGTAQPGDISRNDHPADHVGPRQSAVLVLLALGDDGPEVVLERRARRLRHHSGEMSFPGGRRDEGDADPVATAVREAVEETGLRPSGVDAVALFPRLVLLTGFHVTAVLAHWHTPGPLAAVDPRETEAVLRVPLASLADPAHRFALRAGGGRWRGPGFRVGDDVVWGYTGEVLDAVLRFGGWHRPWTPGPEQVWEELARRPD, encoded by the coding sequence GTGATCGACGACGACGCGACCGTCGCCCGGGCCCGCCGCTGGCTCGACGCGGCACGGGTGCACCCCGGCCGGGCTCCGTCCTGGATGGATCCGCTGCTCGCCGGGCTCGGCACCGCGCAACCGGGCGACATCAGCCGCAACGACCATCCGGCCGACCACGTCGGGCCCCGGCAGTCGGCGGTGCTCGTCCTGCTGGCCCTCGGCGACGACGGGCCGGAGGTCGTGCTGGAACGCCGTGCCCGCCGGTTGCGTCACCACTCCGGGGAGATGTCGTTCCCGGGCGGGCGCCGCGACGAGGGCGACGCCGACCCGGTCGCGACCGCGGTCCGCGAGGCCGTCGAGGAGACGGGCCTGCGTCCGTCCGGGGTGGACGCGGTCGCGCTGTTCCCGCGGCTCGTCCTGCTCACCGGCTTCCATGTGACCGCGGTGCTCGCGCACTGGCACACCCCCGGGCCGCTGGCCGCCGTCGACCCCCGGGAGACCGAGGCGGTGCTGCGGGTGCCGCTGGCCTCGCTCGCCGACCCGGCGCACCGGTTCGCGCTGCGCGCCGGTGGCGGGCGGTGGCGGGGCCCGGGCTTCCGGGTCGGCGACGACGTCGTGTGGGGCTACACCGGCGAGGTGCTCGACGCCGTGCTCCGGTTCGGCGGGTGGCACCGTCCCTGGACGCCCGGCCCGGAACAGGTCTGGGAGGAGCTCGCCCGCCGCCCCGACTGA
- the egtD gene encoding L-histidine N(alpha)-methyltransferase, which translates to MTSPGTIQLDVHLTGADAGAALRADVTRGLTAWPKELPPKWFYDARGSELFERITELPEYYPFRTERALLTDSVADIARSSGADTVVELGSGSSTKTRLLLDAFAEAGTLHRYVPQDVSESALRGAIDELHRDYPALALHGVVGDFTKDLDRLPGAEPGGKRMIAFLGGTIGNLLPGPRHEFLAHVRSVLAPGEQLLLGTGLATDPGVMVPAYDDAQGVTADFNRNVLRVLNRELGADFDVEAFSHVALWDAENSWIEMRLRAGRDMRVRVAALDLDVAFAEGEELVTEISAKFRPEALDEVVASAGFAPTRRWTDPDGRFALSLLTAS; encoded by the coding sequence GTGACCTCACCCGGCACGATCCAGCTGGACGTCCACCTGACCGGCGCCGACGCCGGCGCCGCGCTGCGCGCCGACGTCACCCGCGGCCTCACCGCGTGGCCCAAGGAGCTCCCGCCGAAGTGGTTCTACGACGCCCGCGGGTCCGAGCTCTTCGAGCGGATCACCGAGCTGCCCGAGTACTACCCGTTCCGCACCGAGCGGGCCCTGCTCACCGACTCCGTCGCCGACATCGCGCGCTCGTCGGGCGCGGACACCGTCGTCGAGCTGGGGTCGGGATCGTCGACGAAGACCCGGCTTCTGCTCGACGCGTTCGCCGAGGCCGGGACACTGCACCGCTACGTCCCGCAGGACGTCAGCGAGTCCGCCCTGCGCGGCGCGATCGACGAGCTGCACCGCGACTACCCGGCGCTCGCGCTGCACGGGGTCGTCGGTGACTTCACGAAGGACCTGGACCGGCTCCCGGGGGCCGAGCCGGGCGGGAAGCGGATGATCGCCTTCCTCGGCGGCACGATCGGCAACCTGCTGCCCGGGCCGCGGCACGAGTTCCTCGCGCACGTCCGCAGCGTGCTCGCGCCGGGGGAGCAGCTGCTGCTGGGGACCGGTCTGGCGACCGACCCGGGCGTCATGGTGCCCGCCTACGACGACGCGCAGGGCGTCACCGCCGACTTCAACCGCAACGTGCTGCGGGTGCTGAACCGGGAGCTCGGCGCGGACTTCGACGTCGAGGCGTTCTCGCACGTCGCGCTCTGGGACGCGGAGAACTCGTGGATCGAGATGCGGCTGCGGGCGGGCCGGGACATGCGGGTCCGGGTCGCCGCCCTGGATCTCGACGTGGCGTTCGCCGAGGGGGAGGAGCTGGTCACCGAGATCTCGGCCAAGTTCCGTCCCGAGGCGCTCGACGAGGTCGTCGCGTCGGCCGGGTTCGCGCCGACGCGCCGGTGGACCGACCCCGACGGGCGGTTCGCGCTGAGCCTGCTCACCGCCTCCTGA
- a CDS encoding class I SAM-dependent methyltransferase: protein MAMNVLHQRICRSDSWADRMHGTTLPWATRGVDLAGEVLEIGPGYGVTTRWLAPRSGALTALEVDPVMAADLRDGLGRELGVDVRHGDGAALPFPDGSFDAVVCFTMLHHVPTPAEQDRLFAEATRVLRPGGTFAGIDSRLSLRFRLIHVGDTMTVVDPDGLPARLAAAGLAEPGTELGGRSFRFRATRPS, encoded by the coding sequence ATGGCGATGAACGTTCTCCATCAGCGGATCTGCCGCTCCGACTCGTGGGCGGACCGGATGCACGGCACGACGCTGCCGTGGGCGACCCGGGGTGTCGACCTCGCCGGTGAGGTGCTGGAGATCGGGCCCGGCTACGGCGTCACCACCCGGTGGCTGGCCCCGCGCAGCGGTGCGCTCACCGCGCTCGAGGTGGACCCGGTGATGGCCGCCGACCTGCGCGACGGGCTGGGGCGGGAGCTGGGCGTCGACGTCCGGCACGGCGACGGTGCGGCCCTGCCGTTCCCGGACGGGAGCTTCGACGCCGTCGTCTGCTTCACGATGCTGCACCACGTACCGACGCCCGCCGAGCAGGACCGGCTCTTCGCCGAGGCCACCCGGGTGCTGCGCCCCGGCGGGACGTTCGCGGGCATCGACTCGCGGCTCAGCCTGCGGTTCCGGCTGATCCACGTCGGCGACACGATGACCGTCGTCGACCCGGACGGGCTGCCCGCCCGGCTGGCCGCGGCCGGGCTGGCGGAACCCGGCACCGAGCTGGGCGGGCGGTCGTTCCGCTTCCGGGCCACCCGTCCGTCCTGA